From Medicago truncatula cultivar Jemalong A17 chromosome 7, MtrunA17r5.0-ANR, whole genome shotgun sequence, a single genomic window includes:
- the LOC120577074 gene encoding phosphatidylinositol 4-kinase gamma 8 encodes MAVAIDQQHHGFKPFSRSQRCKLQSFGHLDYNNILELNQTTFLAFQADNIHRSFSTPCLPLTGVEDHNPPHPRIEIVRGSGVPVHTLVVEVAVAMASGIQPIPLPSGLGGAYVFHNQNGNNIAVAKPVDEEPFALNNPKGLKSTTHEMLGQPGLKRSIRIGETGIRELAAYLLDHGGFSGVPPTALVKFCHATFSDSSATVKLASLQRFVGHGFDAGELGPSFFSVDSVHQIGILDIRLMNLDRHAGNMLVMKHDHNSFGNGVAVADLVPIDHGFCLPEWLDDPYFEWLHWPQASIPFSESELEYISNLDPFKDADILRSEVPSLRESSIRVLIVCTVFLKQAAAAGLNLADIGQMMTREFRSGDESSSELENICLKVKASINNENGKEEDEGETSCGIGGISFGDMNKGEWEMFLEIFNMFVIGVFEDKKCKN; translated from the coding sequence ATGGCCGTAGCCATTGATCAACAACACCATGGATTTAAGCCATTTAGTCGATCCCAAAGATGCAAACTCCAATCCTTTGGTCACCTTGATTACAACAACATTCTTGAACTCAACCAAACTACTTTTCTAGCATTTCAAGCCGATAATATTCACCGCAGTTTCTCCACTCCATGTCTACCCTTAACCGGGGTAGAAGATCACAATCCTCCTCATCCGAGGATTGAGATCGTCCGTGGAAGTGGAGTTCCGGTACATACTCTAGTCGTCGAGGTTGCAGTTGCTATGGCCTCTGGTATTCAACCTATTCCTCTCCCTAGTGGACTTGGTGGTGCCTATGTCTTTCATAACCAAAATGGTAACAACATTGCTGTAGCAAAGCCAGTCGACGAAGAACCTTTTGCCTTGAATAATCCGAAAGGGTTAAAAAGCACTACTCATGAAATGCTAGGTCAACCGGGCTTAAAGCGCTCTATTCGAATCGGTGAAACTGGTATAAGAGAATTAGCTGCTTATCTACTTGATCATGGAGGCTTTTCTGGTGTGCCTCCAACTGCTTTAGTTAAATTCTGTCATGCTACATTCTCTGATTCTTCTGCCACAGTTAAACTCGCCTCACTCCAACGCTTTGTTGGTCACGGTTTCGATGCAGGAGAGTTAGGCCCTTCTTTCTTTTCAGTTGATTCTGTTCACCAAATTGGTATTCTAGACATTAGGCTTATGAATCTTGATAGACATGCAGGGAATATGCTTGTTATGAAACATGATCACAATAGTTTTGGTAACGGCGTTGCTGTCGCCGATCTTGTTCCGATTGATCACGGCTTTTGCTTACCTGAGTGGTTGGATGATCCTTATTTTGAGTGGCTGCATTGGCCACAAGCCTCAATTCCTTTCTCTGAATCAGAACTTGAGTATATTTCAAACCTTGATCCTTTCAAAGATGCTGATATTCTAAGATCCGAGGTTCCTTCATTGAGAGAATCGTCTATTCGCGTCCTTATCGTTTGCACGGTTTTCTTGAAACAAGCTGCTGCTGCTGGCCTTAATCTTGCTGATATAGGACAGATGATGACAAGGGAATTTCGCAGCGGCGATGAATCGTCAAGTGAATtggaaaatatttgtttgaaagtCAAGGCTAGTATCAACAATGAGAAtggaaaagaagaagatgaaggagagACTAGTTGTGGAATTGGTGGCATTTCTTTTGGTGACATGAACAAAGGTGAATGGGAAAtgtttttggagatttttaacATGTTTGTGATTGGAGTTTTTGAGGATAAGAAGTGTAagaattga